In Nymphaea colorata isolate Beijing-Zhang1983 chromosome 5, ASM883128v2, whole genome shotgun sequence, one genomic interval encodes:
- the LOC116254845 gene encoding uncharacterized protein LOC116254845 yields MAARCPVFPIAQSSCELGDYDFDPQIQYLKVLEEAREHRRGLPLSKSHVHTNSPNKNQKQQNRQREEAEEVTKKKGSKRRWWNPGSLFFWKTKRLEPQMSLPSSHPMKIVTLGGSLPPVRSYSGPIYGSAELLPSRKSLPATPVRRGGRGEDEEVLNVPYLSLKELNMAQHHRRFSTSSPIYLVT; encoded by the exons ATGGCAGCAAGATGCCCTGTGTTCCCCATTGCGCAGTCCTCCTGCGAACTTGGGGACTACGATTTTGATCCTCAGATTCAGTACCTCAAG GTACTCGAAGAGGCAAGAGAACACCGGAGAGGGCTGCCGTTATCCAAGAGCCACGTCCATACAAATTCTCCAAACAAGAACCAGAAGCAGCAGAACCGACAAAGGGAAGAGGCCGAAGAAGTGACCAAGAAGAAGGGCAGCAAGAGGAGGTGGTGGAACCCGGGATCCCTGTTCTTCTGGAAGACGAAGCGGTTGGAGCCCCAAATGTCATTGCCATCGTCCCACCCGATGAAAATAGTAACTCTTGGTGGTTCTTTGCCGCCCGTGAGATCGTATTCTGGCCCCATTTATGGTTCCGCCGAGTTGCTCCCTTCCAGAAAGAGCCTGCCGGCGACTCCAGTTCGCAGGGGAGGGAGGGGAGAGGATGAAGAGGTGCTCAACGTCCCGTACCTGAGCCTCAAGGAGCTTAATATGGCTCAACACCACCGTCGATTCTCCACCTCCTCCCCGATCTATTTGGTCACGTAG